The following proteins are co-located in the Chloroflexota bacterium genome:
- a CDS encoding isoprenylcysteine carboxylmethyltransferase family protein: protein MKLVDKIVEVSNKPPSSKRRLAAIIPPILVFFFFFPSLLFLIPNLVLDRRLNLPTLPGTPIRVAVGSILIALGVLFLLWTIKAQREIGKGTPMPLMATQKLVVQKPYSYCRNPLAFGLINFYLGISILIGSISSMIMVLLFSTIILSYIKLIEEKELERRYGDEYIEYKKRTPFIIPGLRREH from the coding sequence ATGAAACTCGTGGATAAGATCGTGGAGGTGTCGAACAAGCCCCCTTCCTCGAAGAGACGATTGGCGGCGATCATTCCCCCCATTCTTGTCTTCTTCTTTTTCTTCCCCTCCTTGCTCTTCTTGATCCCAAACCTCGTTCTGGACAGGCGACTCAACCTGCCGACGCTTCCTGGCACTCCCATCAGGGTGGCAGTCGGTTCCATCCTGATCGCTCTAGGCGTCCTCTTCCTCCTCTGGACGATCAAGGCACAGAGGGAGATCGGAAAGGGAACGCCCATGCCGTTGATGGCCACGCAGAAACTCGTGGTACAAAAGCCCTACTCCTACTGTCGAAATCCGCTGGCCTTCGGGCTGATTAACTTCTATCTGGGTATCAGCATACTCATCGGTTCGATCAGTTCCATGATCATGGTGCTCCTCTTTTCCACGATCATCTTGTCGTACATCAAGCTCATTGAGGAGAAGGAGCTTGAGAGAAGATACGGAGACGAGTACATCGAATATAAAAAGAGGACACCTTTCATTATCCCCGGATTGAGGCGTGAGCACTGA
- a CDS encoding amino acid racemase has product MSKHIGIVACSAEGAALCYRTICIEGEQFLGKRYAHPEVTMHTFPFSEYMQHIEAADWQSVADLMLASAEKVAGAGADFAICPDNTIHQAFELMAGKSPIPWLHIAEEVAHEAKRKGYTCLGILGTRFLMESSVYPEKLSAMDIAYRIPEAEDRERINAIIFDELVYGRFYPESRAYFHQVISEFKSQGCDAVVLGCTEIPLLVTREGSPLPTLDSTRILARAALRRAVQATSG; this is encoded by the coding sequence ATGTCGAAGCACATAGGAATCGTCGCATGCAGCGCAGAAGGAGCAGCTCTTTGCTATCGCACCATCTGCATAGAAGGGGAACAATTCCTTGGGAAGCGATACGCCCACCCCGAGGTCACCATGCACACATTCCCCTTCAGCGAGTATATGCAACACATTGAGGCAGCGGATTGGCAAAGCGTAGCGGATCTCATGCTCGCCTCCGCCGAAAAGGTGGCCGGAGCAGGGGCTGATTTCGCCATATGCCCGGATAACACCATCCACCAGGCGTTCGAGCTTATGGCCGGGAAGTCCCCTATCCCCTGGCTCCACATCGCCGAAGAAGTGGCCCATGAGGCAAAGCGCAAGGGCTACACGTGCTTGGGAATCCTGGGGACTCGCTTCCTGATGGAATCCTCCGTCTACCCGGAGAAGCTAAGCGCCATGGATATCGCGTACAGAATCCCCGAGGCGGAGGATCGGGAGCGAATCAACGCGATCATCTTCGACGAGCTCGTGTACGGCCGGTTCTATCCTGAATCTCGCGCTTACTTCCATCAGGTCATCAGCGAATTCAAGAGCCAGGGATGCGACGCCGTTGTGCTCGGTTGTACGGAGATCCCCTTGCTGGTAACGCGAGAAGGCTCCCCCTTGCCGACCCTGGACTCTACGCGAATCCTGGCCAGGGCCGCCTTGCGGAGAGCCGTTCAGGCGACATCCGGGTGA
- a CDS encoding DEAD/DEAH box helicase yields the protein MYFTELDLSGPIQEAISALGYEETTPIQTRAIPPGLQKRDIVGCAQTGTGKTLAFLLPALDRLLREPARTRNPRIVILEPTRELAIQVAGEARKLTARTSLRGVAVYGGAGMKKQTDQLRRGVDIVVATPGRLMDHMRRRNVSFQDVQVLVLDEADRMLDMGFLPDIKRIVNRMPRQRQTMLFSATMPPAILALARQFQRDPVNIKIDLARPPEAIQQTLYPVPRHLKTKLLVAMLEQMEIQSMLVFTRTKQQANIVTRQLRQAGIATACIHGDFKQRDRIAAMEGFRSGRHRVLVATNIAARGWDVKGISHVLNYDVPEHPEDYVHRIGRTARAEADGDAITLVTPDDEALVYRIEHLLGRKIERRTLPGFDYDVPPPSWAKPSAKALIRDATRSQSLADRWRSMR from the coding sequence ATGTACTTTACAGAATTAGATTTAAGCGGACCTATACAGGAGGCGATCAGCGCCCTAGGGTATGAGGAGACGACACCGATTCAGACCCGGGCGATCCCGCCCGGCCTGCAAAAGCGCGATATCGTCGGCTGCGCCCAGACGGGCACCGGCAAGACGTTGGCTTTTCTCCTGCCGGCGCTGGATCGCCTGCTGCGAGAGCCAGCCCGAACCCGCAACCCCCGCATCGTGATCCTGGAGCCGACTCGTGAGCTGGCCATCCAGGTCGCCGGGGAAGCCCGGAAGCTCACCGCTCGCACCTCATTGCGCGGCGTAGCCGTGTACGGCGGGGCCGGGATGAAGAAGCAAACCGATCAACTGCGTCGGGGCGTCGATATCGTCGTCGCCACACCGGGGCGCCTGATGGACCATATGCGCCGCAGGAACGTGAGCTTCCAGGACGTGCAGGTCCTCGTGCTGGATGAGGCCGACCGGATGTTGGATATGGGCTTCCTGCCCGATATCAAGCGGATCGTCAACCGCATGCCTCGCCAACGCCAGACCATGCTCTTCTCAGCCACGATGCCCCCGGCGATCCTGGCGCTGGCTCGCCAGTTCCAACGCGATCCGGTGAACATCAAGATCGATCTGGCCCGTCCTCCCGAGGCGATCCAGCAGACGCTTTACCCGGTGCCCAGGCACCTTAAGACGAAGCTTCTGGTGGCCATGCTGGAACAGATGGAGATCCAGAGTATGCTGGTCTTCACCCGGACCAAGCAGCAGGCCAATATCGTGACCCGGCAGCTGCGTCAGGCCGGGATCGCCACGGCGTGCATCCATGGGGATTTCAAGCAGCGGGATCGAATCGCCGCCATGGAGGGCTTCCGATCTGGCAGGCATCGAGTCCTGGTCGCCACGAATATCGCCGCTCGGGGGTGGGATGTGAAGGGCATCTCTCATGTGCTCAACTACGACGTGCCGGAGCACCCCGAGGATTACGTGCATCGGATCGGGCGTACGGCCCGCGCCGAGGCGGATGGCGATGCCATCACGCTGGTCACCCCGGACGACGAGGCGCTGGTCTATCGGATCGAGCACTTGCTGGGGCGCAAGATCGAGCGCAGAACCCTGCCGGGGTTCGACTATGACGTGCCGCCGCCTTCCTGGGCGAAGCCCTCCGCGAAGGCGCTGATCCGGGATGCCACTCGATCGCAGAGTCTGGCCGACCGCTGGCGATCCATGCGGTAG
- a CDS encoding DUF4352 domain-containing protein has protein sequence MMTRQKITFFLIVGSAVILVIVASALHGWPGEPSGLPSRGTAEPTAEGTPSPEALVTEILSGKRTWNGLQIGVISVEEDGWPLVKAQNPYNEPPAPGKRMLLVTVQVEKAEDADDQPVSVGAQDFKVVGERGVVYTTYGKETRCGVVPDELDGVVTPDHPISGAICVQVPEDEKDLVLVYEPYVGDKPAVYIPLPPGK, from the coding sequence ATGATGACCAGACAGAAGATCACGTTCTTCCTCATCGTCGGATCGGCGGTAATCCTCGTGATCGTCGCCTCGGCCCTGCATGGATGGCCAGGGGAACCATCAGGACTTCCGAGCCGGGGTACGGCAGAGCCCACCGCCGAGGGGACGCCCTCTCCCGAGGCACTGGTCACCGAGATCCTCAGCGGTAAACGCACGTGGAACGGGCTCCAGATCGGGGTGATCAGCGTCGAAGAGGACGGGTGGCCGCTGGTGAAGGCGCAAAACCCATACAATGAGCCGCCAGCGCCCGGGAAGCGGATGTTGCTGGTCACCGTGCAGGTCGAGAAGGCGGAAGACGCGGACGATCAGCCGGTCTCCGTCGGGGCACAAGACTTCAAGGTAGTCGGCGAACGGGGCGTCGTCTACACCACGTACGGCAAGGAGACGAGATGTGGGGTGGTGCCCGATGAACTGGACGGGGTGGTGACGCCCGATCACCCGATCAGCGGCGCCATATGCGTGCAGGTACCGGAGGACGAGAAGGACCTCGTCCTGGTGTATGAGCCGTATGTCGGGGACAAGCCGGCGGTGTACATCCCCCTACCGCCGGGGAAATGA
- the speB gene encoding agmatinase, giving the protein MEAEFDYGEPSPRYTGIATFMRTPLVRDPSGLDIALIGVPFDGGAENRPGQRHGPREIRNMSSLIRTTHHVTRVNPYKLCRIADLGDVPIANVFHIEASHADITEFYRKVHAAGVVPLSAGGDHSISLPILRAIAADRPVGMVHIDAHTDTCDEELGSKFTHGTPFRRAVEEGLLDPKRTVQIGIRGTQNSEEGWDFSLESGMRVIFMEEFAKLGVEAVIAEARRVVGDGPTYVSFDVDSLDPAFAPGTGTPEVGGMTSLEAQMLLRGLRGLDLIGGDVVEVSPPFDPSGNTALVGATMMYEILCILAEAVVRRREATEKII; this is encoded by the coding sequence ATGGAAGCCGAATTCGATTATGGCGAGCCCTCGCCGCGCTATACTGGAATTGCGACTTTCATGCGCACGCCACTGGTTCGCGATCCGTCTGGGCTGGATATCGCGCTCATTGGTGTGCCCTTCGACGGCGGGGCAGAAAACCGGCCAGGTCAGCGTCACGGGCCACGCGAGATCCGCAACATGTCGAGCTTGATACGTACCACTCACCATGTCACCAGGGTTAACCCGTACAAGCTCTGTCGTATCGCCGACCTGGGCGACGTCCCAATTGCCAACGTATTTCATATCGAGGCGAGCCACGCCGATATCACAGAGTTTTACCGCAAAGTACACGCTGCAGGCGTGGTGCCACTGAGCGCGGGGGGCGACCATTCGATCAGCCTGCCCATCTTACGCGCCATTGCCGCGGATAGACCCGTTGGCATGGTGCATATCGACGCTCACACCGACACTTGTGACGAGGAATTGGGCTCTAAGTTCACCCATGGCACGCCCTTCCGACGGGCTGTCGAAGAGGGGCTCCTTGATCCCAAACGAACGGTGCAGATCGGAATCCGTGGTACCCAGAACTCAGAGGAGGGGTGGGATTTCTCTCTGGAATCCGGCATGCGCGTCATCTTCATGGAGGAATTTGCCAAGCTGGGTGTGGAGGCGGTGATCGCTGAGGCGCGGCGCGTGGTGGGGGATGGTCCTACTTACGTCTCCTTCGATGTAGACAGCCTCGACCCGGCATTCGCGCCTGGCACGGGGACACCCGAGGTTGGTGGGATGACCTCTCTCGAGGCACAAATGCTGTTGCGGGGCCTACGTGGCCTTGACCTGATCGGCGGCGACGTGGTCGAAGTATCGCCGCCTTTCGACCCCTCGGGAAACACAGCGCTCGTCGGCGCCACCATGATGTACGAGATCCTATGCATTTTGGCCGAAGCCGTCGTCCGACGAAGAGAGGCCACGGAGAAGATTATCTAA